A genomic segment from Ptychodera flava strain L36383 chromosome 8, AS_Pfla_20210202, whole genome shotgun sequence encodes:
- the LOC139138670 gene encoding uncharacterized protein, which produces MAAFDPPLILVLSVILCCLLSGAFTKKYPYNNCLMPSQDIRIAFPEDAEIGTTVFSPPIGSFSIQHGLIFEGNTDERFEFYANTSTFRLQKYLDYSNHKEFHMTVGWYQITVDENNKTCVIQQLYIEIEDKDIWPPYFNESCNLPSRDVEDDNIELPWLVRYGSYGLRTYTSDMHLSNMVWMDANFKDCSCIIFIAIKFTKEIVRKRFMDQSDLRATCFDGTTNLQRPEIPTVRLYRDFDDFPNNSAIDRSVLRKYHSDHPLLEIQLTGGLNLLVTLAKKGHWIGCHGTNPNVRKVAQTISFSAKPIGCPIGKYGALCEKQCICENGATCHTFTGACLCPIQWKGAACDIPKSRFIKFEKPIYQFHINQYSKIDCVFYQFNPRFPPSIEWFHNGSLISPRFFTIKQSPQKSCIIKMGAQDFLAGTYDCVVRDEYNVTYNDSTLVEILGCNDNLFGEKCNKVCNCNNSRNCDRIKGCECLPGWRGDRCDIVCEEGKYGEKCASNCSCHNNGSCDAITGECQCLDQTCGQFCEVTCSCSLGETFECDNVTGCTCTPSEFPAIADSSLNSDSKIIAVVMVSLVAFILIMAAIIVLAYRKYRGKATGQYRQLTDEHEIDEIIKDNSEQTKNLLLDPADVTVYFDKGILGQGEFSQVFPAGLKIDGNTCDVAVKMVTKSTYDYISYTNFREEVLRLRTLDNHPNIIKLHGIILRRDTKYMVLEYASRGDMFAYIKCLSLQNMSKTEEGRLVKLTRDVTLALQYLDEKAIVHRDVAARNVLITEDYVAKLADFGLSRELACHTGEYVKVPWSERQGPLPLKWMPPEFLTRGIFKIKSDIWSFGILMWEIATLGATPYGNIPPHEFIKILGHYERLRRPEACSEKWFSVMQKCWNGPLQIRPSAKALTGELDDVMTSDEKIFLWNLVRDLDC; this is translated from the exons cgtTCACGAAGAAATACCCGTACAATAATTGTCTAATGCCCTCACAGGACATAAGAATTGCTTTTCCTGAG GACGCTGAGATTGGAACGACTGTATTCAGTCCACCGATTGGTAGCTTCTCTATACAACACGGATTGATATTTGAAGGAAATACG GACGAACGCTTTGAGTTTTACGCCAACACCTCCACTTTTCGGCTGCAAAAGTATCTAGACTATTCGAACCACAAGGAATTCCACATGACAGTAGGATGGTACCAG ATCACGGTCGACGAAAACAACAAGACATGCGTTATTCAACAATTGTACATTGAGATTGAAGATAAAGACATCTGGCCTCCTTACTTCAATGAATCTTGTAATCTACCTTCACGAGATGTAGAGGATGATAATATC GAGTTgccctggcttgtgaggtacgGCTCGTATGGTCTCAGAACCTATACAAGTGATATGCATCTGTCGAACATGGTATGGATGGACGCAAACTTCAAAGATT GCTCTTGCATCATATTCATTGCAATAAAGTTCACGAAAGAGATCGTTCGCAAGAGGTTTATGGACCAATCTGACCTACGTGCTACTTGTTTTGATGGGACAACAAACCTTCAACGACCTGAAATACCCACTGTTCGTCTCTACCGG GATTTTGATGACTTCCCCAACAATAGTGCCATCGACAGAAGTGTACTGAGAAAATACCACTCGGATCATCCTCTTTTGGAAATACAGCTAACAGGCGGCTTAAATTTATTAGTAACGTTGGCCAAGAAAGGGCATTGGATAGGCTGTCATGGGACGAATCCGAACGTAAGAAAAGTTGCACAAACCATTTCCTTCAGTGCTAAACCCATCG GTTGTCCGATTGGGAAATACGGCGCTCTTTGTGAAAAACAATGCATATGTGAGAATGGTGCAACATGTCATACGTTTACTGGGGCGTGTTTATGTCCGATCCAATGGAAAGGTGCTGCCTGTGACATTCCAA AGAGCAGGTTCATCAAGTTTGAGAAGCCAATATACCAGTTCCACATCAATCAATATAGTAAAATAGACTGTGTGTTCTACCAATTCAATCCTCGGTTCCCACCATCGATAGAGTGGTTTCATAACGGTTCGTTGATTTCTCCCAGATTCTTCACAATTAAACAAAG CCCACAAAAatcttgcataataaagatgGGAGCACAAGATTTTCTTGCCGGAACATATGACTGCGTGGTGCGGGATGAATATAACGTGACCTACAACGACAGTACACTGGTAGAGATTCTTG GATGTAACGACAATCTCTTCGGTGAGAAATGTAACAAGGTTTGCAACTGTAATAATAGTAGAAATTGTGATCGCATCAAGGGCTGTGAATGTCTGCCGGGCTGGAGAGGCGACAGATGTGACATAG TTTGTGAGGAGGGGAAGTATGGTGAAAAGTGTGCATCCAACTGTTCCTGCCATAACAACGGGAGCTGTGACGCAATCACCGGTGAATGTCAGTGTTTAGACCAGACCTGTGGACAGTTCTGTGAGGTTACATGCAGCTGCTCTCTCGGGGAGACCTTCGAGTGCGACAACGTAACAGGATGTACTTGTACGCCCTCAG AATTTCCAGCGATCGCGGATTCATCACTGAATTCTGATTCAAAGATCATTGCAGTTGTCATGGTGTCGTTGGTGGCGTTTATCCTGATCATGGCAGCAATTATTGTACTTGCTTACCGGAAATATCGCGGAAAAGCGACTGGCCAATATCGCCAGTTAACTGACGAGCACGAAATCGATGAAATCATAAAG GATAATTCGGAACAAACGAAGAATTTGCTGCTGGACCCGGCTGACGTTACCGTCTACTTTGACAAGGGGATTCTTGGACAAGGGGAATTCTCGCAAGTTTTCCCGGCAGGATTGAAAATTGATGGGAATACCTGTGATGTTGCGGTTAAAATGGTCACTAAAA GTACATATGATTACATCAGCTACACCAACTTTCGTGAGGAAGTTCTTCGCCTTAGGACGTTGGATAATCACCCTAACATAATAAAGCTACACGGTATTATTCTCAGAAGAG ATACGAAGTATATGGTGCTGGAGTATGCATCTCGAGGTGACATGTTTGCTTACATTAAATGTTTGAGTCTGCAAAACATGTCAAAAACCGAAGAGGGAAGACTGGTCAAGCTTACACGCGACGTCACGTTAGCTCTACAGTACCTCGACGAGAAAGCG ATAGTCCACAGAGACGTCGCAGCTCGGAATGTATTGATTACTGAGGACTACGTTGCAAAGTTGGCTGATTTTGGATTGAGTCGTGAACTCGCATGCCATACAGGAGAGTATGTCAAAGTGCCATGG TCCGAACGCCAGGGACCGTTGCCATTAAAATGGATGCCTCCAGAATTCCTGACAAGAGGGATCTTTAAAATCAAGAGTGATAT TTGGTCCTTTGGTATCTTGATGTGGGAAATCGCTACCTTGG GGGCTACGCCATACGGAAACATACCGCCACACGAATTCATAAAAATACTCGGGCATTATGAAAGACTGAGGAGACCAGAGGCCTGCTCAGAGAAATG GTTTTCAGTGATGCAGAAGTGTTGGAATGGACCTCTACAGATCCGTCCAAGCGCAAAAGCTCTAACTGGAGAGTTAGATGACGTCATGACGAGTGACGAG AAAATTTTCCTTTGGAATCTGGTTCGAGACCTGGACTGTTGA